ctcaaaaagcatcaaaacaaGAACATCTGCTGttagaaatcaataaaaaaataagattaatttgacaaaaaacctagtttgtttatttaaagtttgtaGGATGCATTTTTTGTAATTCTTAATCCTTAAATCAGCATAAATGTGACTGAttattaattagattttttggTTTAGTTGATTTAAAGTATCTTTGGTTGATTTAAGGTTTGTTTCAATTGAATTAAGGTATGTTTGAGTTGATTTAAGGTATCTTTGGTTGATTTAAGGTATGTTTTAGTTGATTTAAGGTATCTTTGGTTGATTTAAGGTTTGTTCTAGTTGATTTAAGGTATCTTTGGTTGATTTAAGGTATGTTTTAGTTGATTTAAGGTATCTTTGTTTGATTTAAGGtatgttttagtttatttaaagtaggtttgcagcttttttatgattctttctttatttcacccttaaatcaacattaatgtgatatatatataattagaaATTATAGTTTCTGAAGTATTTTTCATCCAAAGTCTGCAAAgtttaacaaaacacaacagacaaacaacttaaaaaaaaaagccaaatcagTCTGTTTTTAGCTTTAAAAGTACCAACAcactaaaaatgtataaaaatcgGATTAATCTGACAGATTGTTGCAGATCAGGGAACTTTTTTAATGATGCCATTGAAggattttgatgatttgatcATGAATGTGTGCGTTTACCCGTCAGGTGTCACTTTGTATTTAAACGGTAAATGTTTAAAACGCACACTGCAATCAAACATTATTTATTGCGTTCAAACCACCAGTCGACCTCACGTAATGAATCATTCAGCACGAATTCATCAGCGTCTAATCACAACAAGAACACGTAGTTATGCAAATCATTCACAgaccacttctctctctctctgagtgagCGAGGCAGACAAAGACTGAGCGGTCTGAAATGGTCCATTTGAGTCCTGATGGTGTTCGATTCAGAGCGAGCAACATCTGCCCTGCAGAGCGGCAACGGACAAACTCTGGAGCCGGAACCACCCGGAGCTGGACGGAGGACCGGGCTGTGgacatgtttactgtatttataacagcagctaacagcagctaacgaactgagctaacagcagctaacgaactgagctaacagcagctaacaaactgagctaatagcagcttacaaactgagttaacagcagctaacgaactgagctaacattagctaattaactgagctaatgttagccaacagcagctaatgaaattagctaacattagccaacaaaATGAGTTAACGTAAACTaatgaactgagctaacagcagttaacagcagctaacaagctaagctaacattagctaacagcagctaacaagctaagctaatattagctagcagcagctaacaagctaacagcagctaacaaactgagctaacattacctaacagcagctaacaagctaagctaacattacctaacagcagctaacaagctaagctaacattagttaacagcagctaacaagctaagctaacattacttaacagcagctaacaagctaagctaacattaactaacagcagctaacaagctaagctaacattacctaacagcagctaacaagctaagctaacattacctaacagcagctaacaagctaagctaacagatttaaaatgttttgtggtAGAAAAGTTGTCACTTTAATTTGAAGTTTGTCAGGATGTTTCCAGTCCCGCCTTTCTGTGTTTGCCTCAACCAATAAGATTTCTCTCTCCACCCAGATCCAGTTGATCCAGTTCCTGGTTTTGTGGAtggctgccacacacacacacacacacacacacacacacagccagcacacacaccgGGTTGGTCagtgaggagagagtgaggaacAAAATGCTTTTCATTTGTTAAGGAGCTCATTGACGAGCTGACAAACCCTCCAGAGTCTCCGAGCTCCGGCTTCACTTCACTGGCTTTTATttccacaacaaacaaactgtggaCTGTCCGGACAGACCCGACTCTTTAAAtccactttgtttatttcactttctgctgcagcaccaagctctttcctcacaggttggtccatttctgtcatttctgtccATGTTCTCTGGTGTTTGTACGCCGTGACAGGACTTTATCAGTCTAAATCAATCTGCTCGCAGCGTTTGCATAACAAATTCACTGAGGTCAAACGTTTTCCAGCTCCAGCCGAccagtttttactgtaaaagcaTGTTTGagatttacattttgtgtttggtttgagcTGAGAAGTGTCAACTCACCCCTGTTTAATACCCACATGATTTTATCTGTATGGCACGGGCGACACAAATCATTgcaaaagacataaaatagactggaaatgagaaaaaaaaacagtttttagttaatttaaagtttgtttgcaggttgtttttttatgatttttactttatttcctccttaaatcaacagaaatgtgacacataattattaattagagtttttttaagtttgcaTAGGCTGGTGTAGTTGATTTAAGGTACGTTTTAGATGATTTACGGTATTTCTGGTTGATTTACAGGATTTTTGGTTGATTTAAGGTACGCTTAATTTATTTAAGGCAGGCTTTAGTTGATTTAATGTATATTTTGGTGGATTTAAGGTAAATTAGGTTGATTTAAGGTAGATTTGGTTGATTTAAGGGAcgttttagtttatttaaggTAGATTTGGTTGATTTAAGGGACGTTTTAGTTGATTTAAGGTCTGTTGTAGTTGATTTAAGATATGTTTTGGTTGATTTAAGGTATCTTTGGTTGATTTAAGAGACGTTTTAGTTCATTTAAGGTACGCTTTAGTTGATTTAAGGTCCGTTTTAGTTGATTTAAGATATGTTTTGGTTGATTCAAGGTATGTTTGATTTACTTGTTTtggttctttctttctttcccctaaaatcaacataaacatgacatataataataaattaattgagtttttaaagtatttccattaaacatacaaacaactttaacaaaacacagcagacaaaaaGCCAAATCAGTCTGTTGGTTTTAATTAATTGGCTTCTCATTAACCGTCTTCAATATGGAGCAATTAAAGCAAGTGGCGAATGAGTCACGCTGGGACAGCATATGgtgtctatatatatgtataagtgtgtgtgtgtgtgtgtgtgtgtgcgacagaCTGACATTTCAATTCGCTCGTCACGCTTTAATTGTGTAATTGAAACCTCTGttgttggtgtctgtgtgtgtgtgtgtgtgtgtgtgtgtgtgtgcgtgcagaaACACACGTATCATTATTATGTAACTTCTTTGAGGTTTTCTCATGATGCGTACgcagtgaaaatattcagtttatgatGTTTATGAGGTGATTTTATTGGACTTTTCTGAAATTACGCCACCTTTATTGACCAAACAGTCCAAACAACAGCGTCCATTTGGCGTCCATTGACGAGTTTGGCTGTTTTAAGGACTTCTGGTTCATTTTTGCCTGAAACGCTGACGTGATGAAGATCATGCGAGTTGAGAAAAAGCTCCATGAGAGCTACTAAATGGACTTCATCGTAGATATTCCCATAGAAACCGTGTTGACTTTATAGTTATTGACGTTATAAACACGTTTGTAGGAAGTTATTGTAGTTTTTTGACTCTCTCTCGTTAATTGATTCCACAGTGGTTGAGCGAGTTAGCGAGTGAATTATGAATGAGCTTGAGGAGCAAGAGGCAAACTGTAACTCCTCTATCGTCCGCTTCGTTGATGAAGACTCATTCAGACTTTTCCAACATTCTCACGAAGTTTCACGTAATTTTTCATCACATTAAATGTCCGAAAACATCAAATTTAAGAAGCTGACACTGGAGAACATTTAATATCTGTGCTTCATGAATGACTTTCAGTCAGTAAGTCTTGATTCACCCAACATACATCCACATAAAGTGAGTTTGAAGCGACCTATTAACTGAAATGCTGCTAAACAATttgtatgttttggttttaaggtACGTTTTAGTTGGTTTAAGGTACGTTTTAGTTGATTTAAGGTATGTTTTGGTTTATTCAAGGTATATTTGGTTGATTTAAGTTACTTTTTAGTTGATTTAAGGTATGTTTTGGTTGATTTTGCGATATTTTTGGTTGATTTAAGGTTTATTTGGTTGATTTAAGGAACGTTTTAGTTGATTTAAGGTATGTTTTAGTGGATTTTGCGATATTTTTGGTTGATTTAAGGTATATTTGGTTGATTTAAGGGATGTTTTAGTGGATTTAAGGACCTCTGTTCACTGAAATGTGTATATCGATTGATTATTCAAATAGAGAGACAATTAATTGGGaaatcatgatgatgatcaaTCAttgaagggttttttttaagcTAACAGGACAAAAAGTCGCCGTTCCAGCCTCTGAAATGTGAACTCTGctgtaaatattcagtttaaaggTTGATTAATCAACACAATCATTGGCTACAACCTCAATGTACACATGGAGGTGCAGCGTTCTAGTCACTAATCTGGCAGCTCACGTCGCTGATAATTAAGAGACTGTTGATGAACTCGTTTACAGGATTTTATCTCATAAAAGTGTCGGGCGAACACGATGACTCAGGTCAGCCGTGAACAGGAAAAAACATTGGCGCCCGTCCAGCCGTTCGACACGAGCATCCTTCCTAACGCCAACTGAGCTGGCGTCCTGCAGCTCCGCGAGACTCGAATCCATCGTCATGTCGGACGAAAACAAACAGACGGCgacagtgagaggagagaaagactTCCTGAGGgcttaaaaatgtcaaatttactCAATTTAAAAGGCTGAAATTCAAAACAGGGACAAACGTGggataaaaacaaagactgactcGTGTTGGAAACATGATTCTGATTCTTTAAAAGACATGAAatctctaaaaataaacaatgacacattttaaagctgctgtacTTCAATACCCAGAATTCCTCATTGGCTTTATGAGTTTCTAGActaaattctgactttctttgaGGAATAACTCTTCGTCTCATTGAACCATGACCTCCAAATGTTAAATGCCAGAACGTTGACTCAataaaattgtttaaaattggAAAGAAATTGATTTAAATCAGAAACTCTCTGATTTGATCAGGTTTTGATGCTCCGTCCAATGAACGCATTACAATCAGAACCAAATAAAACTCTGAGATTTGATACCCGGCAGCCGGagcagtttaaaatgtttttatggatGTTTTGGCTCCTTTGACACAATATTTTACTCCGTGGAGTTTCCTTTAACTGCTGAgagtctgaagaagaagaaacaacaacacacttcAGCTCAGTTCATGGGGTTTACATTCAGCATTACCTCTTTGCTGTgactttcagccttttgtttcaccaagctcccattctggcacgacactagcTCCGCTCCCTGTTAGCATtcccctgaaaacctcctcctgttcttcttcttcttgttcctggtggtccaaaacgcctgtggtacaaacactaccggactgagctaacattagctaacagcagctaacaaactgagctaacataaccTAACAACAGCTAccaaactaagctaacagcagctaacaacagctaacaaactaagctaacagcagctaacaaactgagctaacagcagctaacaacctgagctaacagcagctaacaaacagagctaacagaagctaacagcagctaacagaagctaacagcagctaacaaactgagctaacattaactaacagcagctaacaaactgagctaacagcagctatcaaacggagctaacattaactaacagcagctaacaaactgagctaacagcagctatcaaacggagctaacagaagctaacagcagctaacaaactgagctaacagcagctaacagactgagctaacattaaagttacagacacagtctcgtgttagcatgctaacagatgTCGTGCTACAGAAcctgagtgtttgtttttgtttgtttggactcgATGCTGCAGAGACACCATGTGCAGGCTGGACCTGACAGTAATCAGTCAATgaataatgaacacacacacacacacacacacactgccactgacagctgtttggtatcttttgtgtgtgtgtgtgtgtgtgttaactctATCAGTGGAGTGCAGCTGCAGGGCTGCCTGTAGCAATTATGTTCTCGCTAAATaagagcaggaggtggaggaggagtatCGGCACATATTATGAAGCGATTAACTTACTCAAAGGATAGCcgcacgctgtgtgtgtgtgtgtgctgtttgaacTGTGTGTAATATAAACCATACACTCTGCTTCCTCTGAAGTTCTCTGAAGAACCTCGTCTAACGTTCTCTGGGGAACCGAACACCGAGTTCTTTAAGTCACAACAGCAGAACCCGTCAATGTGTCGAGGCAACTTTTAATGTTCTGAAGCAACTTTCAAAGCGAAGTACTGAAGTGTTGTTTCATTCCACAAAAGCTCCGGCTAACAGAGACAAGTCTAAAAGATTTATTGTCcaacaacctgagctaacaacagctaacaaactgagctaacaacagctaacaaactgagctaacagcagctaacaaactgagctaccaacagctaacaaactgagctaacaacagctaacaaactgagctaacagcagctaacacactgagttaacggcagctaacaacctgagctaaagacagctaacaaactgagctaacagcagctaacaaactgagctaacaacggctaacaaactgagctaacagcacctaacaaactgagctaacagcacctaacaaactgagctaacaacagctaacaaactgagctaacattagctaacaaactgggctaacaacagctaacaaactgagctaatggaagctaacaaactgagctaacaaactgagctaacggcagctaacaaactgagctaacagcagctaacaaactgagctaacggcagctaacaaactgagttaacaaactgagctaacagcaactaacaaactgagctaacagcagctacaacaacaaaaacaaaaacatacacctTTACAGACGTTTTCTGTAAACAACCAAACTTTTATTATCAAGTATAATGCCGTCAATGTCAATTTTTAAttgagaaaaatatgttttttttctgtttttttcatagTTGCTATATGTcgaacatgttaaaaaataataataaccaaaGGTTCTTAAAGAACCCACATGAACCACTTTAGGTTCTAAGTTTCTCCTCTTTACCTCGACACACATCTTTTCTCAGTGTGTCACGctttaaacacactcacagtcagaCATATGTATTTATCCCGCCATGTGACCCGATCACTCTTTAAGATCCTCAAAGGCTCTGTTGTGTCGTGACCTCGctcacatacaaacactcaGTAACCCCGTCcggcgtcctcctcctcccccgcaCACTTTTCATGGTCAATTTGCCGCTCGGTAGGTCGAGAGGAAAAGCAGACATCAAGCGAATACAGAGAAAATCGAGTCATGAGGTCCCGTCTGAAGTCAACAGCAGCACATTGTTGTCTGTCACGTCGTTTAAAAAACACTTAGCGGGTCTCAAACATTAGTTTAAAGAAAGAAAccgttcaacacaaacagaaacaaacgaGCCAGGAGGTGactagcctagcctagcctaaAAACTGGAAGTAGGTGAAACAGTAGAAAATCAAACGCTTGGCAGCTCGAGCTAACATTTAGCACATCGTGTTCTGTCCTGTCGAGAAGAAATTCTTTGATCAAGTCTCGACGGTTCAGTTGTAACCCAGTAACCAAATACAAGAAGCAGTCGGGAAAGTCCCGAATGCCAAACAACAGAGATATTAAGTAAATATGACACTCCTTACGTGTCTCGCTGTTGTTTGCCACAATCAATAACAGAATGTGAGCTGAAAATGTTCAGTGGTGTTTACATATTACAGATAAACACGGCAGAGCAGCCGGAATGTGACCTGCATGATGTTTGAtgtgaaaatactgaaatactttaaaataataaccGTTCTGCTTCCGACACTGATCCTTaaaggaaaatatgtttgtcCGCTTTTTTGCCGAGATTTAGACGAGAAGATAGACACCTCACTCGAATATGTACAAGTGAGAGCCGTTAGCTTagcaattagcttagcttagcacaaagtcAAAACAGTGGGGAAGCAGCTATGCTTGTCCCTCTTGTCACAAGTTTTTTCTTACTGATCACTGAGCTGAGAGTGACGTTCTTCTCTTTTAACTCGTGACATGAAACGAATAAGatgtttccaaaaatgtcagGTTAgcgattagcttagcttagcttagcttagcacaaactcaaaacaaaggGGAAACCTCAATTCTCGATTCTCGTGATATCTACCCAACATCCGATTGACTTCTAAGTCTGATGACATGacatctcttctcttcttgcAGGCTCTGCGTTTTCCTGGTGATGACCTCACTGTTGTTCCCTGGCAACGCCCACGCTGCGATGAAGgacctctcctcttcctcctctcctctcagctccCTGCTCCACTACCCGTCCTCCAAAACCTCTGTCGTGCCGTTCTCTCCGTCCGCCGGCGCCGCCTCCTCGCCCGGATCGTCTCTGTCGTCGTCGGCGCCGCTCTCCAAACCTCAGCCCTTCTGCCTCCAGACGGGGCCGCACCTCATCGCCAGCATGCAGCTGCAGAAGCTCAACTCGCATTACCAGAACCTCGCCGGAGCTTCTGCCGGACACCCGGCGCCCGGAGGTGCTCAAAGGGGCTTCGGCGCCTCCACTCTGGGCACCGGGAACCAGCTTCTGGGGCCGTCCGGAGGCCTCGGTGGAGGTGGGATGGGCGTTGGCATCAGCGTGGGGAACCAAAGCTCCGGCAATGGTGGAATTATCGACTTTGACCCCGTGGACGAGGAGGTCCTCATGTCGCTGGTGGTGGAGCTGGGTTTGGACCGAGCCAACGAGCTGCCCGAGCTTTGGCTGGGTCAGAATGAGTTCGACTTCATGTCGGACGTGCCGGCCGGATGCTGACCTACGAGAAGAGGAACTCTTGGAATCGATTGACGAACAGAGAGACgactttctcttcctctgtttttgttttttctctttcttggtTGATTCGACGAGGAAACAGAAGAGACACCGAGTGCTGGAAGCTGAGCGAGATTGTCTTACGGAAAGTTCGAACCCAACCTGACGGGattaaaaagttttattttccttttccattGAAGTTTGAACACAAAACAAGGAGTCGTCTCTCTTCCTGCCGTCACTCCGTAAGACAGTTCGGAGGCGTTCCGCGGAAACGAAACAGTAAAGGCGACACACCCGTCGGGACTTTCTCCATCAATGCTAATGGAAAATACTAcgtttcctgttttcttaatGGACAATATTAGACTCTGGTCTCATGGGAAAGAGactctttgtctctttggtTTCACAAAGAAACTGATTGTCCGAGAACTGGTTATCTCAatgtacttctttttctttctttctttctttcttcttgaaCTGAGTTCAACCAGTCGTATTCATGTTATTTAAGACAGTGGCTGATATCCATCAAGACTTCTTTGGACAAGGAGCGCTTCTGTAGCGCGTCTATAATCAGTTCTACTTTTCCGAACATAATGAATTAGATCAAGGGATGAGGAATCTCTTCGGAGCACCGGACCTGAATGGAGTAAATTGTTTCTCGCTCCGGAGAACACCGCCGGTTGAggccctttttattttttgtgggGTCATGTGATTCCACattacatgttcatgttttgttttttggacctAGGTGCTCAAGTCGAATCGGTGTTGATGACCCTACATCGCAGATACCAAAGTCTTGTCAACGTTTGTGGACCAACGACCCTGAATGGCActctactttttgtttttcctgttttaccGCTTTGTTGTTTATGTCAAAACATAAATTCAAAACTTATCAACACGTTCCCTGATGGATAAAATGAAGCATCCgtatgtttttgtctgtttgaacaCCTTGCAGGGCAGCTGGTGGTTTGGTTTCATGTCATTGACTCTGGCAGCCTCATTTGAACGCCTAAATTTGTCCTACTgatggtttgttttggtttgtttttagctAACCAATCACTGTCTGCTAAACATTTGATTTTGGCTACTGTAACTTGTAGAAACCAGCGTAAGCTTTAGTTGTGGGTAGCGCAATGACATAACAATTCCAACCCAAGCTCTGAAAGCTCTTAACTTTATCAGCCACATGAACTAACAGTATTGGATTATATCATCTGAATGATCTTTGATTGGCGTCGAAGCTccagaaaacactaaaaacaagaagatgTTGAGGGGAAGCAACTTGTTTTAACATTGAAGTTGCATTTCACATGCGAAATGATGAAAGTTCTTCATCGTCTTTTTAGACTCACAgccacattaaaacattatttgcGTATCCTCCGCGATGCCGTTCACTCTCTACGACTGTCAGATATTAACTCTTGTAGTTTACAGACTCTACCAGGTGTTTTCTTGCTCCTGCAGGCGTTAGCggtggaaaataaaaacctcaGTGGGGATTTAAAAACCGACACCCACCTGTTGGAGCCGCACTGTGCTGTGGGTGGATGCAGGTAGCACGGCTCGGCTCTGACCTATATCTGCCGCGGTAAGAAGATACGTCGAAACAAAGGCCTTTCACCTCGACTTGGTGTGTCTGTCATCTGGACATTGTTGGTCTTCTGTTGGACCGCACACTGGAAATAACACACCTGtatctgcttgtgtgtgtgtgtgtatatatttata
Above is a genomic segment from Larimichthys crocea isolate SSNF chromosome XIV, L_crocea_2.0, whole genome shotgun sequence containing:
- the cited1 gene encoding cbp/p300-interacting transactivator 1 codes for the protein MTSLLFPGNAHAAMKDLSSSSSPLSSLLHYPSSKTSVVPFSPSAGAASSPGSSLSSSAPLSKPQPFCLQTGPHLIASMQLQKLNSHYQNLAGASAGHPAPGGAQRGFGASTLGTGNQLLGPSGGLGGGGMGVGISVGNQSSGNGGIIDFDPVDEEVLMSLVVELGLDRANELPELWLGQNEFDFMSDVPAGC